A window of Ruminococcus champanellensis 18P13 = JCM 17042 contains these coding sequences:
- a CDS encoding helix-turn-helix transcriptional regulator: MEELILQNRLRHARSQRHLSQGELAQLVGVSRQTICSIENHQFCPSARLALLLCIALEQPFETLFYFEDPEQPEA; encoded by the coding sequence ATGGAGGAACTGATCCTGCAAAACCGGCTGCGGCATGCCCGGTCTCAGCGGCATTTGTCCCAGGGGGAGCTTGCCCAGCTTGTGGGGGTATCCCGACAGACCATCTGCTCCATTGAAAATCACCAGTTCTGCCCCAGTGCAAGACTGGCGCTGCTGCTGTGCATCGCTCTGGAGCAGCCCTTTGAAACCCTGTTTTATTTTGAAGATCCGGAACAGCCGGAGGCTTGA
- a CDS encoding CinA family protein → MKNWAEEYENIGHSHEIFTQNLDRTVTNVVQLLMLKAMTISTAESCTGGLLSELITSVPGASQVFELGVCTYSNRIKQTLLNVPEGMLAQYGPVSRQVALAMVRGLKEKSGADLCISVTGLAGPGGGTPEQPVGTVYVGFAFGSTEWVSGLRLWELDAINRNSIRRHTALCAFGIAEHILAEVGNQ, encoded by the coding sequence ATGAAAAACTGGGCTGAGGAATACGAAAATATCGGACATTCTCATGAAATATTCACGCAAAATCTTGACAGAACGGTTACAAATGTAGTACAATTATTGATGCTGAAAGCGATGACCATTTCGACAGCGGAAAGCTGTACGGGTGGGTTGCTTTCGGAATTGATTACTTCTGTACCAGGTGCATCGCAGGTTTTTGAACTTGGGGTTTGTACCTATTCCAACAGGATCAAGCAGACGCTGTTAAACGTTCCGGAGGGAATGCTTGCACAGTACGGCCCGGTCAGCAGACAGGTTGCCCTTGCAATGGTGCGTGGATTGAAAGAAAAATCCGGCGCAGACCTTTGCATTTCCGTGACCGGCCTTGCAGGACCCGGAGGCGGTACCCCGGAGCAGCCCGTAGGAACCGTTTATGTAGGCTTCGCGTTTGGAAGCACGGAGTGGGTGTCCGGCTTGCGACTGTGGGAATTGGACGCAATCAACAGGAACAGCATACGGCGGCACACAGCCCTATGCGCATTCGGAATCGCAGAGCACATATTGGCGGAGGTTGGTAATCAATGA
- a CDS encoding DUF6442 family protein: MKREQILERSRREGLDEREQQIYLDAYNFSGSVCVGLCLLLTVGSILRSESFYPYSILVFAAIASSFLYRFVRLRKVSFLGWGLAALVLALVSGVLYLTGWGEAWRN, from the coding sequence ATGAAACGGGAACAGATCCTGGAACGATCCCGCCGGGAAGGACTGGACGAGCGGGAACAGCAAATTTATCTGGACGCTTATAATTTTTCCGGCAGCGTGTGTGTGGGGCTGTGCCTTCTGCTGACGGTGGGGAGCATCCTCCGGTCGGAGAGCTTCTATCCCTACAGCATTCTGGTGTTCGCCGCCATTGCCTCCTCCTTCCTGTACCGCTTTGTGCGCCTGCGCAAGGTTTCTTTTTTGGGATGGGGGCTTGCGGCTCTGGTGCTGGCGTTGGTCAGCGGCGTGCTGTACCTGACCGGATGGGGGGAAGCATGGAGGAACTGA
- a CDS encoding CPBP family intramembrane glutamic endopeptidase, which translates to MNKRISGYRQSETMQGTISARTPESPVLQCLLFLGVFLVAMLVESAPPTVLAFPYMMAQLLISHVDLSDSAAVMAFSTSFTLPGWLVAMQLFCTGLATLLTVVYCTDVERRPLRSLGFARKNALRDYLTGAALGVGMIGGAVLVGVSTGSLEYAGSSLRGNGGVFFLLLLGWMVQGMSEEVVFRGFFCNSLVRKCNPHVAALISGIAFALAHMANNGKTLLAIPNLILFGMFAAYYMYRFDSLWGICALHSFWNFAQGNLFGIKVSGMSLDVTALRFVSKEGRELIHGGLFGLEGGVGVTIMLLIGIGLLLFTGEQAEKRKV; encoded by the coding sequence ATGAACAAGCGGATCTCCGGCTACCGTCAGTCGGAAACCATGCAGGGGACGATATCCGCCCGGACGCCGGAAAGCCCGGTGCTCCAGTGCCTGCTCTTTCTGGGGGTATTCCTGGTGGCGATGCTGGTGGAAAGCGCACCTCCCACTGTGCTGGCCTTTCCGTATATGATGGCGCAGTTGCTGATATCCCATGTGGATCTGAGCGACAGCGCAGCGGTGATGGCGTTTTCTACCAGCTTTACCCTGCCGGGCTGGCTGGTGGCGATGCAACTGTTCTGCACCGGTCTTGCCACTCTGCTTACGGTGGTGTACTGTACGGATGTGGAGCGTCGCCCCCTCCGCTCCCTTGGCTTTGCCCGGAAAAACGCCCTGCGGGATTATCTGACGGGCGCTGCCCTGGGTGTGGGCATGATCGGAGGCGCTGTGCTGGTGGGGGTATCCACCGGGTCGCTGGAGTATGCCGGCTCCTCCCTCCGTGGAAACGGGGGCGTTTTCTTCCTGCTGCTGCTGGGCTGGATGGTGCAGGGCATGAGCGAGGAGGTCGTGTTCCGGGGCTTCTTCTGCAACAGTCTGGTGCGCAAATGCAATCCCCATGTGGCAGCCCTCATCAGCGGCATCGCCTTTGCCCTTGCCCATATGGCGAACAACGGCAAGACCCTGCTGGCGATCCCCAATCTGATCCTGTTCGGCATGTTCGCCGCTTATTATATGTATCGGTTCGACAGCCTGTGGGGCATCTGCGCACTGCATAGCTTCTGGAACTTTGCCCAGGGGAACCTGTTCGGCATCAAGGTCAGCGGCATGTCCCTGGACGTGACCGCCCTCCGGTTCGTATCCAAGGAGGGCAGGGAGCTGATCCACGGGGGACTGTTCGGTCTGGAGGGCGGCGTGGGAGTCACCATCATGCTGCTCATCGGCATCGGTCTGCTGCTGTTTACGGGAGAGCAGGCAGAAAAAAGAAAAGTGTAA
- the thiI gene encoding tRNA uracil 4-sulfurtransferase ThiI, giving the protein MKEIILAKYGEMALKGLNKNGFEDILLKNIRRRLKPLGSFTYAKAQSTIYITPAEEDVLEDAMERLGKVFGIAALCRALVCEKRFDSVAERAPEYLEEVLSGARTFKVEAKRSDKAFPMKSPEICRELGGILLDKFPHLTVDVNHPEVIVTVEIRDTNAYVHADRRPGAGGLPVGSSGRALLLLSGGIDSPVAGYMMAKRGICVSAIHFISPPYTSERALLKVETLAEKIVPYCGSMAFFCVPFTKIQETIKDQCPEELFTVIMRRLMMEVAQQIADREGCLALITGESVGQVASQTMQALCATDAVCRMPVFRPLIGMDKTEIIAISRKIDTYDTSIEPYEDCCTVFTPRHPKVRPRLEDVERAQGAFDFTELVTEAVTNTTMKIIRTDF; this is encoded by the coding sequence ATGAAAGAGATCATACTTGCAAAATACGGCGAAATGGCGCTGAAGGGACTGAACAAGAACGGCTTTGAGGATATCCTCCTCAAGAACATCCGCCGGCGGCTCAAGCCCCTGGGCAGCTTTACCTACGCCAAGGCACAGTCCACCATCTACATCACCCCGGCGGAGGAGGATGTGCTGGAGGACGCCATGGAACGGCTGGGGAAGGTGTTCGGCATCGCCGCCCTGTGCCGGGCGCTGGTGTGCGAAAAGCGCTTTGACTCCGTGGCGGAGCGTGCGCCGGAATACCTGGAGGAGGTGCTGTCCGGTGCCCGTACCTTTAAGGTGGAGGCAAAGCGGTCGGACAAGGCGTTTCCCATGAAATCCCCGGAGATCTGCCGGGAGCTGGGAGGCATCCTGCTGGACAAGTTCCCCCATCTGACCGTGGACGTGAACCATCCGGAGGTGATCGTTACGGTGGAGATCCGGGACACCAATGCCTATGTGCATGCGGATCGCCGTCCCGGTGCCGGGGGTTTGCCGGTGGGCAGCTCCGGTCGGGCGTTGCTGTTGCTGTCCGGGGGCATCGACAGCCCGGTGGCAGGGTATATGATGGCGAAGCGGGGCATCTGCGTCAGCGCCATTCATTTTATCAGCCCTCCTTACACCTCCGAGCGTGCCCTGCTGAAGGTGGAAACCCTGGCGGAGAAGATCGTGCCCTACTGCGGCTCCATGGCGTTCTTCTGTGTGCCCTTTACCAAAATCCAGGAAACCATTAAGGATCAGTGCCCGGAGGAGCTGTTCACCGTTATCATGCGGCGGCTTATGATGGAGGTGGCACAGCAGATCGCAGACCGGGAAGGGTGCCTTGCCCTCATTACCGGGGAAAGCGTGGGGCAGGTGGCAAGTCAGACCATGCAGGCGCTTTGCGCAACGGATGCGGTGTGCCGGATGCCTGTGTTCCGTCCCCTGATCGGCATGGACAAGACGGAGATCATTGCCATTTCCAGGAAGATCGACACCTACGACACCTCCATCGAACCCTACGAGGACTGCTGCACCGTATTCACCCCCCGGCACCCCAAGGTGCGTCCCCGTCTGGAGGATGTGGAACGGGCACAGGGGGCATTCGACTTTACGGAGCTGGTTACAGAGGCTGTAACCAATACGACCATGAAGATCATTCGTACAGATTTTTGA